A window of Rufibacter sp. LB8 contains these coding sequences:
- a CDS encoding YfhO family protein: MATSSKLDFNRHVLPHLLVLLFFVLLVVAYFSPVFFDGKTLMQNDVMQFQGGAKEIADYRKATGEEALWTNSMFSGMPAYLISVQFSGDLFRFVHDLFTAGLPLVASNVFITLVCAYVLFLVLGLRPMLAVVGAVAYSFVSYNFIILEAGHNTKSLAIAYLPLVLAGLLYAYRKNMWLGAALFAFGLTMHMRTNHMQITYYLLLMVLIFGIVELVAWSKEGRLPEFFKRSVLLAVGAALAAGVSFGRIYTTAEYGNYSIRGASELTQTAESQAKIGTGLDREYAFQWSYGVGESMTLLIPNFYGGASQGPLGKGSETYKALQQAGMPAGQLDTATMPYYWGDQPGTSGPVYMGAIICFLFVLGIMVMPRRTWIWLVSATVLSLLLSWGKNFEAFNYFMFDVFPGYNKFRAVSMALVIAQVSMVLLAILALCRVLQNEPIINLQKKLLIALGVTGGLCLVFVLLAGTFDYTAAVDEQLLQYQYPVNEIRADREAMLRGDAFRSLIFILLAAVALYLYSKQKLSSFMATAAVGLLILIDLWTVNKRYLNNGDFQKDYTSSYFQPTPADQAILQDKDLSYRVYNVANPFNDARTSYFHKSIGGYHGAKLRRYQDVIEQHLAPGNMNVLNMLNAKYAITGQEQQPVQMIPGNLGNAWFVTEVQPVRTPDEELAALKSFEPAAEAIVDVTKFPNVKVQNYPSEGSSIKLVEYQPNYLKYTANAAQAGLVVFSEIYYKDGWQAFIDGQPADHFRANYILRAMNVPAGQHTIEFRFTPEEYTLGNTVSMISSVLLLAGLAGAVFYGFKRKRETV; this comes from the coding sequence ATGGCCACTTCTTCTAAACTCGATTTCAACCGCCACGTGTTGCCGCACCTGCTAGTGCTCCTCTTTTTTGTGCTGCTGGTAGTAGCGTATTTCTCGCCGGTATTCTTTGACGGCAAAACCCTGATGCAGAACGATGTGATGCAGTTCCAGGGCGGCGCCAAAGAAATAGCCGATTATCGCAAAGCCACCGGTGAAGAAGCCCTTTGGACCAATTCTATGTTCAGTGGCATGCCCGCCTACTTAATCAGCGTGCAGTTCTCCGGCGACTTGTTCCGGTTTGTGCATGATTTATTTACCGCCGGTTTGCCCTTGGTGGCCTCCAATGTGTTCATCACGCTGGTTTGTGCCTATGTGCTGTTCTTAGTGTTAGGCCTGCGGCCGATGCTGGCGGTAGTGGGCGCGGTGGCCTATAGCTTCGTTTCCTACAACTTTATCATTCTAGAGGCGGGGCACAACACCAAATCTTTGGCCATTGCCTATCTGCCGCTGGTACTAGCGGGTTTGTTGTACGCCTACCGCAAAAACATGTGGCTGGGCGCGGCGCTTTTCGCGTTTGGGCTCACCATGCACATGCGCACCAACCACATGCAGATTACGTATTACCTGCTGTTGATGGTGCTGATTTTCGGGATTGTGGAATTGGTGGCCTGGTCCAAAGAAGGCCGTCTGCCCGAATTCTTTAAGCGTTCTGTGTTATTGGCCGTTGGTGCCGCTTTGGCCGCGGGCGTAAGCTTTGGACGAATCTATACCACAGCTGAGTACGGTAACTATTCCATTAGGGGAGCCTCTGAACTAACCCAAACGGCTGAGTCGCAAGCCAAAATAGGCACCGGACTTGACCGCGAGTATGCGTTCCAGTGGAGCTACGGCGTGGGCGAAAGCATGACGCTCTTGATTCCCAACTTCTACGGCGGCGCCAGCCAGGGCCCGCTGGGAAAAGGCTCTGAAACCTATAAAGCGTTGCAACAAGCTGGTATGCCGGCCGGTCAGTTAGACACGGCCACCATGCCGTATTACTGGGGCGACCAGCCCGGTACCAGCGGCCCCGTGTACATGGGCGCTATCATTTGTTTTCTGTTTGTGCTGGGAATTATGGTGATGCCCCGCCGCACCTGGATTTGGCTAGTGAGCGCCACCGTTTTGTCTTTGCTGTTGAGCTGGGGTAAGAATTTTGAGGCCTTCAATTACTTTATGTTTGACGTGTTCCCGGGCTACAACAAGTTTAGGGCGGTGAGCATGGCGCTGGTGATTGCGCAGGTGTCTATGGTGCTGCTGGCTATTCTGGCTTTGTGCCGCGTGCTGCAGAACGAACCTATCATCAACCTTCAGAAGAAACTCTTGATTGCCCTGGGCGTGACCGGCGGACTCTGCCTGGTGTTTGTCTTGTTGGCTGGTACGTTTGACTACACCGCCGCCGTGGATGAACAATTGCTTCAGTACCAGTATCCCGTCAACGAGATTAGAGCAGACAGAGAAGCCATGTTGCGCGGCGATGCCTTCCGCTCGTTAATCTTCATCTTACTGGCTGCCGTGGCGCTGTACCTGTATTCCAAGCAGAAATTATCGTCGTTCATGGCCACGGCTGCGGTGGGTCTGTTGATTCTGATTGACCTCTGGACCGTGAACAAGCGCTACCTCAACAACGGTGATTTCCAGAAAGACTACACCAGCAGCTACTTCCAGCCTACTCCTGCAGATCAAGCCATTCTGCAGGACAAAGACCTGAGTTACCGCGTGTACAACGTGGCCAATCCGTTTAATGATGCGCGTACGTCTTACTTCCACAAGTCTATTGGCGGGTACCATGGCGCCAAACTGCGCCGCTACCAAGACGTAATTGAGCAGCACCTGGCGCCTGGCAACATGAATGTACTCAACATGCTCAACGCCAAATACGCCATCACGGGCCAAGAGCAGCAGCCGGTGCAGATGATCCCCGGCAACCTGGGCAATGCTTGGTTTGTAACCGAAGTGCAGCCCGTGAGAACCCCCGACGAGGAACTGGCCGCCCTTAAAAGCTTTGAACCCGCCGCCGAAGCCATTGTGGATGTCACGAAATTCCCGAATGTAAAGGTTCAGAATTATCCTTCAGAAGGTTCCAGCATCAAACTGGTAGAGTATCAACCCAACTACTTGAAATATACTGCTAACGCTGCGCAGGCTGGTCTGGTGGTCTTCTCTGAGATTTACTACAAAGACGGCTGGCAAGCTTTCATAGACGGCCAACCCGCCGACCACTTCCGAGCCAACTACATCCTGCGCGCCATGAACGTTCCCGCCGGTCAGCATACCATTGAGTTTCGGTTCACGCCAGAGGAATACACCTTGGGCAACACCGTTTCCATGATTTCCTCGGTGCTGTTGCTGGCTGGTTTGGCCGGAGCGGTGTTCTACGGGTTCAAGCGTAAACGCGAAACCGTTTAA
- a CDS encoding transposase, which yields MEDAERFLNKYRVPSARLQDWDYGWNAAYFVTLCTKNREHFFGEISDNRMHLSEIGILAKSFWNEIPVHFPFVEVDAFVVMPNHVHGIIIIDKKESETPVETRHCLVSTQARNAIGKSRFQNQGTNTLSSIIGSYKSAVTKQARKIHADFSWQARFHDHIIRDKNSFQHISEYILHNPETWEKDQFY from the coding sequence ATGGAAGATGCAGAGAGATTCCTGAACAAATACCGTGTTCCTTCTGCCCGTTTGCAGGACTGGGACTATGGCTGGAATGCGGCCTATTTTGTCACGCTCTGTACCAAAAACCGGGAACATTTTTTTGGTGAAATTTCAGACAACCGAATGCACTTGTCAGAGATAGGAATTTTGGCAAAAAGCTTCTGGAATGAAATACCGGTTCATTTCCCTTTTGTTGAAGTAGACGCATTTGTGGTCATGCCCAACCATGTGCATGGCATTATAATCATAGACAAGAAGGAATCTGAAACACCTGTAGAGACAAGGCACTGCCTTGTCTCTACGCAGGCCAGGAACGCTATTGGCAAAAGTAGATTCCAGAACCAAGGCACCAACACGCTGTCTTCAATTATTGGGTCATACAAATCTGCGGTTACCAAACAGGCCAGAAAGATTCATGCTGATTTTTCGTGGCAAGCCAGGTTTCATGACCATATCATCAGAGACAAGAATTCCTTCCAGCATATTTCAGAGTATATTCTCCACAACCCTGAGACTTGGGAGAAAGACCAGTTTTATTGA
- a CDS encoding FkbM family methyltransferase, whose protein sequence is MKVLRKLLVKALGFESYLRLVSRLYIIMIGTGRGREKYPELFFLRKIIKPGSTCLDIGANLGYYSTFLSRLAGPTGQVLAVEPVPLFGKIWTDNVRASGVANLTLLPFALGGENTTIEMGTPLRDGLVHHGMTKIASSAQEKYAQTYQVEMRIPDELFQDLEQLDFIKCDVEGYEHQVFAHLQETIKRHKPLIQTELNGQENRQKVVAILTNLGYGVYKLQGGQTLSPCPPAEIDQYQGGDFYFKPNPTQT, encoded by the coding sequence GTGAAAGTACTTCGTAAATTATTGGTCAAGGCGCTGGGGTTTGAGAGCTATCTGCGTCTGGTGAGCCGTCTGTACATCATCATGATTGGCACGGGCCGGGGGCGGGAGAAGTACCCAGAGCTGTTTTTCTTGCGAAAAATCATTAAACCGGGGTCCACGTGCCTGGACATTGGCGCGAACTTGGGCTATTATTCCACGTTTTTGTCTCGGTTGGCCGGGCCAACAGGACAGGTGCTGGCGGTGGAGCCGGTGCCGTTGTTCGGGAAGATTTGGACCGACAATGTGCGGGCCAGTGGCGTGGCTAACCTCACCCTGCTACCGTTTGCGCTGGGCGGCGAGAACACCACCATTGAGATGGGCACGCCCCTGCGCGATGGGCTGGTGCACCACGGCATGACCAAAATTGCCAGCAGCGCGCAGGAAAAATACGCCCAGACCTACCAGGTAGAAATGCGAATTCCCGATGAACTGTTCCAGGACCTGGAGCAGCTGGATTTCATAAAGTGTGACGTGGAAGGGTATGAACACCAGGTCTTTGCGCACCTGCAGGAAACTATAAAACGCCACAAACCGTTAATTCAGACAGAGCTCAACGGGCAGGAGAACCGCCAGAAGGTGGTGGCTATTCTTACCAATTTAGGCTACGGCGTGTACAAGTTACAGGGCGGCCAGACGTTATCTCCTTGCCCCCCCGCAGAAATTGACCAGTACCAGGGCGGCGATTTTTACTTTAAACCAAACCCAACTCAGACTTGA
- a CDS encoding DUF4834 family protein, with the protein MKTFFIIIAILFALRFIMPYVMKYLLKTFVQKQMRKAQQFAQQGRGQAPPFGRQAPPFQSQANRAPKGKVKVAYVPEEQRQRKDFPGGEYVEYEEVK; encoded by the coding sequence TTGAAGACCTTTTTTATAATCATAGCCATTCTCTTCGCGCTGCGGTTCATCATGCCGTACGTGATGAAATACCTGCTCAAGACGTTTGTACAGAAACAGATGCGCAAAGCGCAGCAGTTCGCGCAGCAGGGCAGGGGCCAGGCACCACCGTTCGGGCGGCAAGCCCCACCGTTTCAGAGCCAAGCAAACAGAGCGCCCAAAGGCAAGGTGAAGGTGGCTTACGTGCCTGAGGAACAGCGGCAGCGCAAGGACTTCCCCGGTGGCGAGTATGTGGAGTATGAAGAAGTGAAATAA